A single genomic interval of halophilic archaeon DL31 harbors:
- a CDS encoding hypothetical protein (KEGG: hbo:Hbor_00710 hypothetical protein), whose translation MDERTEELKELFVETTGAEEVTETQEDGPGDLAGEAAPEDAPERIAAIVARMRERYAFNSGLDDKALTRVVLGFYADEDDEELTAALGPDEETVFTARMDLHLVRESDRVAPFLLKELRDLIVADVPLSERAAEFEADEETVEHYSQVIEAEMRSTRANHRFVDEFAGLLTDADLSENHAADARESGLEEAAEDIETDTQL comes from the coding sequence ATGGACGAGCGTACGGAGGAACTGAAAGAACTGTTCGTCGAGACCACCGGGGCCGAGGAGGTAACCGAAACACAGGAAGACGGACCGGGCGACCTGGCGGGGGAGGCCGCGCCCGAGGACGCCCCCGAGCGCATCGCGGCGATCGTCGCGCGGATGCGCGAGCGCTACGCGTTCAACTCCGGGCTGGACGACAAGGCACTCACACGGGTGGTGCTGGGGTTCTACGCCGACGAGGACGACGAGGAGCTCACGGCGGCGCTCGGGCCCGACGAGGAAACGGTGTTCACCGCACGGATGGACCTTCACCTCGTCCGGGAGTCCGACCGGGTGGCGCCGTTCCTGCTGAAAGAACTCCGCGACCTGATCGTTGCGGACGTCCCCCTGTCTGAGCGGGCTGCGGAGTTCGAAGCCGACGAGGAGACGGTCGAGCACTACTCGCAGGTGATCGAGGCGGAGATGCGGTCCACCCGCGCGAACCACCGGTTCGTGGACGAGTTTGCGGGACTGCTGACCGACGCCGACCTCTCTGAGAACCACGCCGCCGACGCTCGCGAGTCGGGGTTGGAAGAGGCCGCCGAGGACATCGAGACCGACACCCAACTGTAG
- a CDS encoding BioY protein (PFAM: BioY protein~KEGG: hbo:Hbor_00700 hypothetical protein), translated as MATASDSVELVGDDTVVNLVRAALFAALMGAFAFVSFPNPLNPAVPVTLQVLGVFLAGIFLGPLWGGFAMALYLLAGALGAPVFSGGSAGIGVLLGPTGGYLVSYPFAAALVGAVVHGVDGLADPETVPLPRLVGGMVAGTAIIYALGILVYWQSLDVGLVEATVGAAVVFVPVEALKIAAAVGIVRSDSITAA; from the coding sequence ATGGCTACCGCGTCCGACTCCGTCGAGCTGGTGGGCGACGACACCGTCGTCAATCTCGTGCGAGCCGCCCTCTTCGCGGCGCTGATGGGCGCCTTCGCATTCGTCTCGTTCCCGAACCCCCTCAACCCCGCCGTCCCAGTCACCCTGCAGGTGCTCGGTGTCTTCCTCGCAGGCATCTTTCTCGGCCCGCTCTGGGGTGGCTTCGCAATGGCGCTCTACCTACTCGCAGGAGCACTCGGTGCGCCGGTGTTCTCCGGCGGCAGCGCGGGCATCGGGGTTCTGCTGGGTCCGACCGGCGGCTACCTGGTCTCCTACCCGTTCGCCGCGGCGCTGGTCGGCGCCGTCGTCCACGGCGTCGACGGCCTCGCTGACCCGGAGACGGTCCCGCTCCCGCGACTCGTGGGTGGGATGGTCGCCGGCACGGCCATCATCTACGCGCTGGGCATTCTCGTCTACTGGCAGTCCTTGGACGTTGGGCTGGTCGAAGCGACCGTCGGCGCAGCCGTGGTCTTCGTCCCCGTCGAGGCGCTGAAAATCGCCGCCGCAGTCGGCATCGTGCGCTCGGACAGCATCACGGCGGCCTGA
- a CDS encoding Polyamine-transporting ATPase (PFAM: ABC transporter-like~KEGG: hbo:Hbor_00690 ABC cobalt transporter ATPase~SMART: ATPase, AAA+ type, core) has translation MLELDSLVHRFGEEPAVDGVSLDIPDGEFLVLCGANGSGKTTLVRHLNALETADEGQVLVNGVDAAENPVVARTTVGMTFQDPRDQFVAATVGADVAFGPENLGLAHEEIDTRIEESLGAVGLEGRETDRIESLSGGEQERLAIAGALAMRPDHLVLDEPFTGLDAPAREAVLARLRELHTAGTGIIVVTHDLRDLVGSVDRVVCLSNGRVVVDAAPEEAVEQLPEFGVRVPASLSE, from the coding sequence ATGCTCGAACTCGACTCGCTCGTCCACCGCTTCGGCGAGGAGCCAGCCGTCGACGGCGTCTCACTCGACATCCCGGACGGTGAGTTCCTCGTTCTCTGTGGCGCCAACGGGTCGGGCAAAACCACACTGGTCCGCCATCTCAACGCACTCGAAACCGCCGACGAGGGGCAGGTGCTTGTCAACGGCGTGGATGCGGCGGAGAACCCGGTCGTCGCCCGCACCACGGTGGGAATGACGTTCCAAGACCCGCGCGACCAGTTCGTCGCTGCCACTGTCGGCGCCGACGTGGCCTTCGGCCCGGAGAATCTCGGTCTCGCACACGAGGAGATCGACACTCGAATCGAGGAATCCCTCGGCGCAGTCGGTCTCGAGGGGCGAGAGACCGACCGCATCGAGAGCCTCTCCGGTGGTGAGCAGGAGCGGCTGGCCATCGCCGGCGCGCTGGCGATGCGGCCCGACCACCTGGTGCTCGACGAACCGTTCACGGGACTGGACGCGCCTGCACGGGAGGCCGTCCTCGCCCGGCTGCGGGAGTTACACACTGCCGGGACAGGCATCATCGTCGTCACCCACGACCTGCGGGACCTAGTCGGGTCGGTCGACCGCGTAGTGTGCCTCTCGAACGGCCGCGTCGTGGTCGACGCAGCCCCCGAGGAGGCGGTCGAACAGCTTCCCGAGTTCGGTGTCCGGGTGCCAGCGTCCCTGTCCGAGTGA
- a CDS encoding ABC-type transporter, integral membrane subunit (PFAM: Cobalt transport protein~KEGG: nmg:Nmag_0888 cobalt transport protein): MVGSVPGETLAHRLDPRTKLAAQVAFAAAAFANTTPGGLALLTPVALLFLGAARLSPLAVVWAYRFVLPFLAAAVLIEGVTLGPPWLTPAEAVPSLLASYRILLVVVVGAVYVRTTPARESRAAIQRLIPGKPGRMLGAGVGLVFRFLPLLRRELAAVRDAVKARLGDENPVQERMRVVAASGLRRAFARTDRLALAMQARCFSWNATLPKLRFGRLDWVGLAVTVALVVYALA, from the coding sequence ATGGTCGGCTCCGTCCCCGGCGAGACGCTCGCTCACCGCCTCGACCCGCGAACGAAGTTGGCTGCACAGGTCGCCTTCGCCGCGGCGGCGTTCGCCAACACTACACCGGGTGGGCTGGCGTTGCTCACGCCCGTCGCGCTGTTGTTTCTCGGGGCTGCACGACTCTCTCCGCTGGCGGTGGTGTGGGCCTACCGCTTCGTCCTCCCCTTCCTCGCCGCCGCGGTGCTCATCGAGGGTGTGACGCTCGGCCCGCCGTGGCTGACTCCCGCTGAAGCAGTGCCGTCGCTGCTGGCCAGCTACCGGATTCTGCTCGTCGTCGTCGTCGGAGCGGTGTACGTTCGAACCACGCCTGCCCGCGAATCCCGCGCCGCGATTCAGCGTCTCATCCCGGGAAAACCCGGACGGATGCTGGGGGCGGGTGTGGGGCTGGTGTTCCGCTTCCTCCCGCTCCTGAGGCGAGAGCTCGCTGCGGTTCGAGATGCAGTGAAAGCGCGGCTCGGAGACGAGAATCCGGTACAAGAACGGATGCGCGTCGTCGCCGCGTCGGGCCTGCGGCGAGCGTTCGCCCGGACTGACCGGCTGGCGCTGGCGATGCAGGCGCGCTGTTTCTCCTGGAACGCAACACTGCCGAAACTGCGGTTCGGGCGGCTGGACTGGGTTGGACTGGCAGTGACCGTTGCGTTGGTCGTGTATGCGCTGGCTTAG